A single region of the Brassica rapa cultivar Chiifu-401-42 chromosome A03, CAAS_Brap_v3.01, whole genome shotgun sequence genome encodes:
- the LOC117132680 gene encoding uncharacterized protein LOC117132680 — protein sequence MTSRHTRSNAQGPLHQLTNEELARLERQNRQLPRPTNTNMGDHQDDLTAAFALMQQQMQQMQQTIQANAANQRNAPEEVDQIGQRNLLRNLPATRSAINPPPCTRQDFEIKPALIGLVQRKIFNGLPAEIPMDHIENFEKMCGFTKANGVPPDYIKCTLFPFSLDGKAARWLDSLPTGSLTTWEQVRSAFLSHFYTKSKTAALRQKIATFKQLVDEPFCDAWERFNVYRRECPHHGFEEDYLLGVFYDGVGWEYRNALNSASNGDFMTQSTQGAFALIENMASSSADSNRETDRTQKVNSIDNNKIDELFAKVDQLIKSNQNHVFIMEESPQNKGTTDTTSEADQATEDHHEVSYVNGQGWQFKNYHPNPNVRNNPHLFNNPKPDGNAENAQGNQVQNSGYQRGYGNQGRTFVLSPAQNTQFHNQKQPTNQQPAQPAQTAPQDEMKSLANMMSQLLQGQQIQGKALNQVTNDIKPE from the coding sequence atgaccagtagacatactcggagcaACGCACAAGGACCATTGCATCAGCTCACCAACGAAGAACTAGCGAGATTAGAACGTCAGAACCGTCAACTGCCTAGACCTACAAACACCAACATGGGTGATCATCAGGATGATCTTACTGCTGCATTTGCACTCATGCAACAACAGATGCAGCAGATGCAGCAAACTATCCAAGCGAACGCTGCAAACCAACGGAATGCACCGGAGGAAGTTGATCAGATTGGCCAAAGGAATCTATTGCGTAATCTACCTGCTACGCGATCCGCCATCAACCCTCCACCTTGCACTAGACAAGACTTTGAGATCAAGCCCGCCTTGATAGGTCTGGTGCAGAGGAAGATCTTCAACGGACTTCCTGCAGAAATACCGATGGACCACATTGAAAACTTTGAGAAGATGTGTGGGTTCACTAAGGCGAATGGAGTACCACCAGATTACATCAAGTGTACCTTGTTCCCTTTCTCTCTCGATGGGAAGGCTGCTCGCTGGCTAGATTCCCTACCAACTGGATCGCTCACCACGTGGGAACAAGTCAGATCCGCTTTCTTGAGCCACTTCTACACAAAATCAAAGACGGCAGCTCTGAGACAGAAGATCGCCACCTTTAAACAGCTGGTAGATGAGCCGTTCTGCGACGCATGGGAGCGATTCAACGTCTACCGCAGAGAGTGCCCACATCACGGTTTCGAAGAAGATTATCTACTCGGAGTTTTCTACGATGGAGTAGGTTGGGAGTACAGGAACGCTTTAAACTCAGCCAGTAATGGAGATTTCATGACCCAATCTACTCAAGGCGCTTTCGCGTTAATTGAAAACATGGCCTCAAGCTCAGCTGACAGCAACCGAGAGACTGATCGCACCCAAAAGGTGAACAGCATCGACAATAACAAAATAGATGAGCTCTTTGCCAAGGTCGATCAGCTGATTAAGAGTAATCAGAACCATGTCTTCATCATGGAAGAGTCTCCTCAGAATAAAGGAACCACAGACACTACATCAGAAGCGGACCAGGCGACTGAGGACCACCATGAGGTTAGCTATGTGAATGGGCAAGGATGGCAGTTTAAGAACTATCACCCGAACCCTAACGTGAGGAACAACCCCCACCTGTTCAACAACCCTAAACCCGATGGTAACGCAGAAAATGCTCAAGGCAATCAGGTTCAGAACAGTGGCTACCAACGGGGGTATGGAAATCAAGGAAGAACCTTCGTCCTCAGCCCAGCTCAGAATACTCAGTTCCACAACCAGAAACAACCGACTAACCAGCAGCCTGCACAGCCTGCTCAAACTGCTCCACAGGACGAGATGAAGAGTCTCGCCAATATGATGAGCCAACTGCTCCAAGGACAGCAGATTCAAGGAAAAGCACTGAACCAGGTCACAAACGACATCAAACCCGAATGA